The following proteins come from a genomic window of Varunaivibrio sulfuroxidans:
- a CDS encoding chloride channel protein, whose amino-acid sequence MSTKNAGNRPLADFTTGTRVLVIAAIAVVVGVVSLFVGIAFLQMIRLFTNIAYFWRFSFEEVSIADSHLGLIAVLIPVVGALIVGVMARFGSEKIRGHGIPEAIEAILLGRSRLDAKVAVLKPLSSAIVIGTGGPFGAEGPIIMTGGAIGSLIAQALPVSDSERKTLLVAGAAAGMTTVFGTPIAAVMMAVELLLFEWTPRSFIPVAVAAVIAEVGRTALHMPSPLFPFEGTMAISFLGLASWMAVGLVAGALSWVLTQLVYGAEDAFLKLPIHWMWWPMIGGVVIGLGGLIEPHALGVGYDNITRMLSGQTIAMTAFILLAVKAIIWAVALGSGTSGGVLAPLLIMGGAMGAAISGFMPEASPGFWALLAMAATMGGTMRVPLTATFFAAELTGNTHILVPLFAASATAHAVTVLLMRRSILTEKIARRGHHIVREYRVDPFALTHVSEVMTHDVETVPASMTLSAATVFLTTLERTHPSYPVVDEGGHVLGIADPPAVLHWRRAGKYRNATLGELLEGSPLTTAYPDEYLEAIVDRLMEENVGHLPVISREDKRLVGYVSWKDLMRVRYKLQTEESDRAKFFFHGKGHDVKPGRRKLD is encoded by the coding sequence ATGAGCACCAAAAACGCTGGCAACCGCCCTCTTGCTGATTTTACAACGGGCACGCGGGTCCTTGTGATCGCCGCCATCGCCGTCGTCGTCGGCGTGGTGAGTTTGTTCGTCGGCATCGCTTTTTTGCAAATGATTCGGCTGTTCACGAATATCGCCTATTTCTGGCGGTTCTCCTTTGAAGAGGTCAGTATTGCGGATTCGCACCTCGGCTTGATCGCGGTGCTTATTCCGGTCGTCGGCGCCCTTATCGTCGGTGTAATGGCCCGTTTCGGCAGTGAAAAAATTCGCGGTCACGGCATTCCCGAGGCGATCGAGGCGATCTTGCTCGGTCGTTCGCGCCTGGACGCAAAGGTCGCGGTGCTCAAACCGTTGTCATCGGCAATCGTGATCGGCACCGGTGGGCCGTTTGGCGCCGAGGGGCCGATCATCATGACCGGTGGGGCAATCGGATCGTTGATCGCCCAGGCGCTTCCCGTTAGCGATAGCGAACGCAAAACGTTGCTTGTGGCCGGCGCCGCCGCGGGCATGACGACCGTGTTCGGAACGCCGATCGCGGCCGTCATGATGGCTGTCGAACTTTTGCTTTTCGAGTGGACGCCCCGCAGCTTCATTCCCGTCGCCGTCGCCGCGGTCATCGCCGAGGTCGGGCGCACGGCGTTGCATATGCCCTCGCCGCTTTTCCCGTTTGAAGGAACGATGGCGATCAGCTTCCTCGGGCTCGCCAGCTGGATGGCCGTCGGCCTTGTCGCCGGGGCTTTGTCATGGGTGTTGACGCAGCTTGTTTACGGGGCCGAGGACGCTTTCTTGAAATTGCCGATCCATTGGATGTGGTGGCCGATGATCGGCGGCGTCGTGATCGGCCTCGGCGGTTTGATCGAGCCCCACGCGCTGGGCGTCGGGTACGATAACATCACGCGCATGTTGAGCGGCCAGACCATCGCCATGACCGCGTTCATTCTTCTTGCGGTCAAGGCGATTATCTGGGCGGTGGCCTTGGGGTCCGGCACGTCGGGCGGCGTGCTCGCGCCGTTGTTGATCATGGGGGGCGCGATGGGCGCCGCGATCAGTGGGTTCATGCCCGAGGCGAGCCCCGGTTTTTGGGCGTTGTTGGCGATGGCGGCGACGATGGGCGGCACCATGCGTGTGCCGCTGACGGCGACGTTCTTCGCCGCCGAGTTGACCGGCAACACGCATATTTTGGTGCCGTTGTTCGCCGCGAGCGCGACGGCGCATGCGGTCACCGTGCTTTTGATGAGGCGTTCGATCCTGACCGAGAAAATCGCCCGGCGCGGTCACCATATTGTTCGCGAGTATCGCGTCGATCCTTTCGCCCTGACGCATGTTAGCGAGGTCATGACCCACGATGTCGAGACCGTCCCCGCGTCGATGACGCTTAGCGCCGCCACCGTTTTCCTGACCACCTTGGAGCGGACCCACCCTAGCTATCCCGTCGTCGATGAGGGCGGGCATGTCCTGGGTATCGCCGATCCGCCCGCGGTGCTGCATTGGCGGCGCGCGGGGAAATATCGCAATGCGACGCTCGGTGAGCTGCTTGAAGGAAGCCCGCTTACGACGGCCTATCCGGACGAATACCTGGAAGCCATTGTCGATCGACTGATGGAGGAAAATGTTGGGCACTTGCCCGTGATATCGCGTGAGGATAAGCGTCTTGTCGGATACGTCAGTTGGAAGGATTTGATGCGCGTACGCTACAAGCTTCAAACCGAGGAAAGCGATCGGGCCAAGTTCTTTTTCCACGGTAAGGGACACGATGTAAAACCGGGCCGTCGAAAATTGGATTAG
- a CDS encoding oligosaccharide flippase family protein yields the protein MIRRFFYNAGILAVTEIFIRLKGLIVLPLLTRHLGVHDFGVWSQIALLAAVFAPVATLGTENALVRFLPGEPRAFQARLFTGWLMLAGIGAIICVFVVLAADVPISNLLFGKDYKQVLILFPFLALNIVTVIYINALRLWARLQNQVWLLVLVSFTQAAVYVLIVVLSVVGGGDIYDLVRAVVVGDFAVLSAMMLLFTIKFSWGRPVFRDTGRYVKFGLVALPAAYGELVINLSDRLFLAQMSGIASVGIYSFSYGLGYIIFALVIGPIWTMYSPLASEYFNRNDTQGGQYFFETTAGIVLLIGLPMGAGLLIVGDRLTHAMATPEFLTGSAIIGLICFAYVFHILAAFFGTAVTLSRGPGLASAVNLFCAAVNMGLNWLLIPVFGAVGAALATLSAFVLALVILYAIAWRHRLLRVNFMFVAKVSANTAFMYGVLYGVRAFLPDVTFIKVPVLTLLGVMLYAAVSLLTRTVSWTQVWRELEQLKANLARGRRMMRGD from the coding sequence ATGATACGTCGCTTTTTCTATAACGCGGGCATTCTCGCGGTCACCGAAATTTTTATCCGCCTGAAAGGGCTGATCGTACTTCCGTTGCTCACCCGTCATTTGGGGGTGCATGATTTCGGCGTGTGGTCTCAGATTGCGTTGCTCGCCGCCGTTTTTGCGCCGGTCGCGACGCTGGGGACCGAGAACGCGCTCGTTCGGTTCTTGCCCGGAGAGCCCCGCGCGTTTCAGGCGCGGCTCTTCACCGGCTGGTTGATGTTGGCCGGTATCGGCGCGATTATATGCGTTTTCGTCGTTTTGGCGGCGGATGTCCCCATCAGCAATTTGTTGTTCGGTAAAGATTATAAGCAGGTTTTGATCCTGTTTCCGTTCCTCGCCTTGAATATCGTCACGGTTATTTATATCAACGCGTTGCGCCTTTGGGCGCGCCTTCAAAATCAGGTTTGGTTGCTTGTGTTGGTTTCGTTCACGCAGGCGGCCGTGTATGTGTTGATCGTCGTGCTTTCCGTTGTGGGCGGCGGTGATATCTATGACCTGGTTCGCGCCGTCGTGGTCGGCGATTTCGCGGTTTTGAGCGCGATGATGTTGCTCTTTACTATAAAATTTAGTTGGGGCCGGCCCGTTTTTCGCGATACGGGACGATATGTTAAATTCGGCCTCGTCGCATTGCCGGCGGCTTATGGCGAACTGGTTATCAATCTTTCCGATCGGTTGTTTTTAGCTCAGATGAGCGGGATCGCCAGCGTCGGGATTTATTCCTTCAGCTACGGATTGGGTTATATCATCTTCGCTCTCGTCATCGGGCCGATATGGACGATGTACTCGCCCTTGGCGAGCGAATATTTTAATCGGAACGATACGCAGGGCGGCCAATATTTCTTCGAAACGACGGCGGGAATCGTTCTGCTCATCGGGTTGCCTATGGGGGCGGGGCTGCTTATCGTCGGCGACCGTCTGACGCACGCCATGGCGACGCCCGAATTTCTGACGGGATCCGCCATCATTGGCCTTATTTGCTTTGCTTATGTGTTTCACATACTGGCCGCATTCTTCGGCACCGCGGTCACCTTGTCCCGCGGACCGGGTTTAGCGTCGGCGGTTAATCTATTTTGCGCTGCGGTGAATATGGGGCTCAACTGGTTGTTGATCCCCGTGTTCGGGGCGGTCGGGGCGGCTTTGGCGACGCTGTCGGCCTTTGTTCTCGCCCTCGTCATTTTATACGCCATCGCTTGGAGGCATCGCCTCTTGCGCGTCAATTTCATGTTTGTCGCCAAAGTGTCGGCAAATACGGCTTTCATGTATGGCGTGCTCTATGGCGTGCGCGCGTTTTTACCCGATGTGACCTTTATCAAGGTCCCCGTCCTGACACTCCTGGGGGTCATGTTGTACGCCGCGGTTTCGTTACTCACGAGGACGGTCTCCTGGACGCAGGTATGGCGGGAGCTGGAACAACTTAAGGCCAACTTAGCGAGAGGGCGCCGTATGATGCGCGGCGACTGA
- a CDS encoding PAS domain S-box protein: protein MMEDTPDVFYRADANGLLIFISGGIEDFLGISAAQVRGAAFSSLFTDPREHTEFVQDLLANDGFLPTYDITLKHRRGHNVWVSASAQMLIDAKGYVTGIQGTLRDGGQKRLKFAKLNAQNKNLKSRLALKDRALREKSEIIADLEERLNELQEKFRDFASTASNWYWETGIDHKFTWLSHSLQDSSLHDPMNALGKCRWDLAVEKNDKERWEVHIADHMAQQPFTNFEYEAQMPDGATKWISASGRPFFGKDGGFLGYRGAARDITQTKLDAQKIELRERQLREAVEATPDGFSIWDHEDRMVICNERYLDMYSTISDELKPGVPFQKIAALSALRGQYENDTDPAAWLHQRLENRRKSKGGYEQTLKDGRTLLISDTRTADGGIVSVRTDVTRLKMAENRVRDFAFISSDLFWETGPDHRYTYVSNELIDVTDFSPNNLLGRTRWEVALQEPGGERMWENHRKILNAHKPFREFTHAYMRKDGKKEYIRVNGMPAFDNSGAFLGYRGTATVVTGQVRAQRALVTACETAETANRAKSEFLANMSHELRTPLNAIIGFSTMLREEIIGPISNDKQKEYLSDILGSGEHLLEIINDILDVSAIEVDELKLEEEEIDIADTFDTVARMVELRARQNGVTIEKPKHFDAARLLGDRRRVQQILINLMTNAIKFTPEGGQIEMRVALEEDGALALSVRDTGIGMDSEGVKMALSKFGQVDSGLDRKNEGAGLGLPLVKGLVELHGGTMDIESSPNVGTTIRAHFPQQRVVPTTSENMR from the coding sequence ATGATGGAAGATACGCCCGACGTATTTTACCGCGCGGACGCCAATGGCCTACTGATTTTCATATCCGGTGGAATCGAGGATTTTCTCGGAATAAGCGCGGCGCAGGTTCGTGGCGCGGCCTTTTCGTCACTTTTCACCGATCCTCGCGAACATACAGAGTTCGTCCAGGACCTCCTCGCCAATGACGGTTTCCTTCCCACCTATGACATCACCCTAAAACATCGACGCGGACACAATGTCTGGGTGTCCGCCAGCGCCCAAATGCTGATCGACGCCAAGGGATACGTCACCGGCATTCAAGGCACCCTGCGCGACGGCGGACAAAAACGCCTGAAATTCGCTAAATTAAACGCGCAAAATAAAAATTTGAAAAGTCGCCTCGCCCTTAAGGACCGGGCTTTGCGTGAGAAATCCGAGATCATAGCCGATTTGGAAGAACGCCTGAACGAACTTCAGGAAAAATTCCGCGATTTTGCCTCGACCGCATCGAATTGGTATTGGGAAACGGGAATCGACCACAAATTCACATGGCTCTCGCATAGCCTACAGGATTCGTCCCTTCACGATCCCATGAACGCCCTGGGCAAATGCCGCTGGGACCTGGCGGTCGAGAAAAACGACAAAGAGCGCTGGGAAGTCCACATCGCCGACCACATGGCCCAACAACCGTTCACCAATTTCGAATACGAAGCCCAAATGCCCGATGGCGCCACCAAATGGATATCGGCGAGCGGTCGGCCCTTTTTTGGCAAGGACGGCGGCTTTCTCGGCTATCGCGGCGCGGCGCGGGATATCACCCAGACCAAGCTGGACGCCCAAAAAATTGAATTGCGCGAGCGCCAGTTGCGCGAAGCCGTCGAGGCCACGCCCGATGGATTTTCGATCTGGGATCATGAAGACCGCATGGTGATTTGCAACGAACGGTACCTGGACATGTACAGCACCATCTCCGACGAGCTTAAGCCCGGCGTGCCGTTTCAAAAAATCGCCGCCCTAAGCGCGCTGCGCGGGCAATATGAAAACGATACGGATCCCGCCGCGTGGCTTCACCAACGCCTGGAAAACAGGCGTAAATCCAAGGGAGGTTACGAGCAAACTCTGAAGGATGGACGCACCCTTCTGATCAGCGACACGCGCACCGCCGACGGCGGCATCGTCAGCGTGCGCACCGATGTCACCCGTTTGAAAATGGCCGAGAACCGAGTCCGCGATTTCGCCTTCATTTCGTCCGATTTATTTTGGGAAACCGGCCCCGATCATCGCTATACCTATGTCAGCAATGAATTGATCGACGTCACCGATTTCTCGCCCAACAATTTGCTGGGTCGGACCCGCTGGGAGGTCGCGCTGCAAGAGCCGGGCGGCGAACGGATGTGGGAAAATCACCGCAAGATCTTAAACGCGCACAAACCGTTTAGGGAATTCACTCACGCCTACATGCGCAAGGATGGCAAAAAGGAATACATTCGCGTCAACGGAATGCCCGCATTCGATAATAGCGGCGCGTTCCTGGGTTACCGGGGAACGGCGACGGTGGTCACCGGCCAGGTTCGCGCTCAGCGCGCGCTTGTCACCGCCTGCGAAACCGCCGAAACGGCGAACCGGGCGAAATCCGAGTTTCTCGCCAATATGAGCCATGAGTTGCGCACGCCGCTCAACGCCATCATCGGATTTTCCACGATGCTGCGTGAAGAGATCATCGGTCCCATTAGCAATGATAAGCAAAAAGAATACCTGAGCGATATTCTCGGGTCGGGCGAACATCTCCTGGAAATCATCAACGATATTTTAGATGTCTCCGCCATCGAGGTGGATGAGTTGAAGCTCGAAGAAGAAGAAATCGACATCGCCGACACCTTCGATACCGTCGCCCGCATGGTCGAATTGCGCGCACGCCAAAACGGCGTGACGATCGAAAAGCCCAAGCATTTCGACGCCGCGCGTCTGTTGGGCGACAGGCGGCGGGTTCAGCAAATTTTAATTAACCTGATGACCAACGCCATCAAATTCACGCCGGAAGGCGGGCAGATCGAGATGAGGGTCGCCTTGGAAGAGGACGGCGCGCTCGCCCTGAGCGTCCGCGACACCGGAATCGGCATGGATAGCGAGGGCGTTAAGATGGCTCTGTCGAAGTTCGGCCAAGTGGACAGCGGCCTGGACCGTAAAAATGAGGGCGCCGGTCTCGGCCTCCCCCTGGTCAAAGGGTTGGTGGAACTGCACGGTGGAACCATGGATATCGAAAGCAGCCCCAACGTCGGCACGACAATCCGGGCGCATTTCCCCCAACAGCGCGTTGTCCCCACAACATCGGAAAATATGCGCTAG
- a CDS encoding c-type cytochrome — protein sequence MRCKLKTLSLNIVLPLALAACGDETISRMDATNAKAVSRGEVLYAANCASCHGDNLQGESKNWKIRKSDGLLPAPPHDVSGHTWHHSDAMLFSYTKFGGAAIAPKGFKSGMPAFGEKLSDQDIWSLLSFIKSQWPAQAQARQERANPRN from the coding sequence TTGCGCTGCAAACTTAAAACCCTGTCATTAAACATCGTTCTGCCTTTGGCGCTGGCCGCCTGCGGAGACGAGACCATCTCCCGCATGGACGCCACCAACGCCAAGGCGGTCAGTCGAGGCGAGGTCCTGTATGCGGCGAACTGCGCGTCATGCCATGGCGACAATTTGCAGGGGGAAAGCAAAAACTGGAAAATCCGCAAAAGCGACGGCCTGCTGCCCGCGCCGCCCCATGACGTCAGCGGACACACGTGGCATCATTCCGACGCAATGCTGTTTTCCTATACCAAGTTCGGTGGTGCGGCCATCGCGCCGAAGGGCTTTAAAAGCGGCATGCCCGCTTTCGGCGAAAAGCTTTCCGATCAAGACATCTGGTCGCTGCTTAGTTTCATCAAGAGTCAATGGCCCGCCCAAGCCCAAGCGCGCCAGGAACGCGCCAATCCCCGCAACTGA
- the gabD gene encoding NADP-dependent succinate-semialdehyde dehydrogenase — MQLKDRALFRQQGYIDGAWVGADDGATFKVVNPADGAVLGAVPDMGAGETRRAIAAAGRALAGWRAKTAKERANLLRRWYELILQNQDDLAVLMTAEQGKPLAEAKGEIAYGASFVEWFAEEAKRVYGDTIPQHGPDKRIVVIKQPIGVVAAITPWNFPNAMITRKCAPALAAGCTVVIKPAEDTPYSAFALAELAERAGIEKGVINIVSCAKSGAAEVGGELTSNPVVRKVSFTGSTAVGKLLMAQCAGTVKKISLELGGNAPFIVFDDADLDAAVAGAMASKYRNAGQTCVCANRILVQDGVYDAFAERLGAAVAGLTVGPGLGAEPVTQGPLINEAAVQKVERLVEDAVNKGARVVTGGKRHALGGTFFEPTILADVTTTMACANEEIFGPVAPLYRFSDEREAIAVANDTPFGLAAYFYARDVGRVWRVSEALEYGIVGVNEGIISTEVAPFGGVKESGIGREGSKYGLEDFVEIKYLCMGGIDK, encoded by the coding sequence ATGCAGCTTAAAGATCGCGCTCTTTTCCGCCAACAAGGATACATCGATGGGGCCTGGGTCGGAGCCGATGATGGTGCGACGTTTAAGGTCGTCAACCCCGCCGACGGCGCGGTTTTGGGCGCCGTTCCCGACATGGGCGCGGGTGAAACCCGCCGGGCCATCGCGGCGGCGGGGCGCGCCCTGGCGGGATGGCGCGCCAAGACCGCCAAGGAACGTGCCAATTTATTGCGCCGTTGGTACGAGCTGATTTTGCAAAACCAAGACGATTTAGCGGTCTTGATGACCGCGGAACAGGGCAAGCCCCTGGCCGAGGCGAAGGGTGAGATCGCTTATGGGGCGTCTTTCGTCGAATGGTTCGCCGAGGAGGCCAAGCGGGTCTACGGCGACACCATCCCCCAGCACGGGCCGGACAAGCGCATCGTCGTCATCAAGCAGCCGATCGGCGTTGTGGCGGCGATCACGCCGTGGAATTTTCCCAACGCCATGATCACGCGCAAATGCGCCCCCGCCCTAGCGGCGGGCTGCACGGTGGTGATCAAGCCCGCCGAGGATACCCCCTATTCGGCGTTCGCCTTGGCCGAACTGGCCGAACGGGCGGGGATTGAGAAGGGTGTCATCAACATCGTTTCGTGCGCCAAATCGGGGGCCGCCGAGGTCGGCGGTGAACTAACGTCTAACCCGGTTGTACGCAAGGTTTCGTTCACCGGATCGACCGCGGTGGGCAAGCTGTTGATGGCCCAATGCGCGGGGACGGTGAAAAAGATTTCGCTCGAACTGGGCGGCAACGCGCCGTTTATCGTCTTCGACGACGCCGACTTGGACGCCGCGGTGGCCGGCGCGATGGCGTCGAAATACCGCAACGCCGGACAGACCTGCGTCTGCGCCAACCGGATATTGGTTCAGGACGGCGTTTATGACGCCTTTGCCGAAAGGTTGGGCGCGGCGGTGGCGGGCCTGACGGTCGGCCCCGGGCTGGGGGCGGAACCGGTCACCCAAGGTCCGCTGATCAACGAGGCGGCGGTGCAAAAGGTCGAACGGCTGGTTGAGGACGCCGTTAACAAGGGGGCGCGCGTGGTGACCGGCGGCAAGCGTCATGCCCTGGGCGGAACCTTTTTCGAGCCCACCATCCTCGCCGATGTAACGACGACAATGGCGTGCGCCAACGAGGAAATTTTCGGCCCCGTCGCGCCGCTCTATCGCTTTTCCGACGAACGCGAAGCGATCGCCGTCGCCAACGATACTCCGTTCGGGCTCGCGGCTTATTTTTATGCCCGCGATGTCGGCCGGGTGTGGCGGGTTTCCGAGGCTTTGGAGTACGGCATCGTCGGCGTCAACGAAGGCATCATTTCGACCGAGGTCGCGCCGTTCGGTGGGGTCAAGGAATCGGGGATCGGTCGTGAGGGTTCGAAATACGGCCTTGAGGATTTTGTCGAGATTAAATACCTGTGCATGGGCGGGATCGATAAATAA